The proteins below are encoded in one region of Belonocnema kinseyi isolate 2016_QV_RU_SX_M_011 chromosome 5, B_treatae_v1, whole genome shotgun sequence:
- the LOC117173429 gene encoding uncharacterized protein LOC117173429 isoform X1 — MKTIYIPLQWFLQTVTLTKLRAMLIMTKAVKEYNLKCSNIENDNQEDCYVTFSGVSVQVIKEQSFYFFLKINEEDLPHIVKDLIQTKNLISLTWCENRKLAEVEEDEITIVYVKKESAKEEEGTDLRKKVDPLDEGMPETAEKDAKRKINSKEDDKITVIHMQKEENNAESGAGREGN, encoded by the exons ATGAAAACCATTTATATTCCGCTTCAATGGTTTCTTCAAACTGTGACTCTAACCAAATTAAGGGCAATGCTAATAATGACAAAAGCagtaaaagaatataatttaaaatgttctaacatTGAAAATGACAACCAGGAAGACTGCTATGTTACATTTAGCGGGGTAAGTGTTCAAGTGATCAAAGAACAAAGCTTTTACTTCTTCTTGAAGATAAATGAAGAGGATCTCCCACATATCGTAAAggatttaattcaaacaaaaaatttaatttcattgacgTGGTGTGAGAACAGAAAACTTGCTGAGGTAGAAGAAGATGAAATTACGATAGTGTATGTGAAAAAAGAAAGCGCTAAAGAGGAAGAAGGAACAGATCTGAGGAAGAAAGTTGATCCTCTGGATGAAGGAATGCCTGAAACAGCAGAAAAAGATGCTAAGAGGAAA atcaaTTCTAAAGAAGACGATAAAATAACTGTAATCCACATGcagaaagaagaaaataatgctgAATCCGGAGCTGGTAGAGAAGGAAACTAA
- the LOC117173429 gene encoding uncharacterized protein LOC117173429 isoform X2 gives MTTRKTAMLHLAGKLAEVEEDEITIVYVKKESAKEEEGTDLRKKVDPLDEGMPETAEKDAKRKINSKEDDKITVIHMQKEENNAESGAGREGN, from the exons ATGACAACCAGGAAGACTGCTATGTTACATTTAGCGGG AAAACTTGCTGAGGTAGAAGAAGATGAAATTACGATAGTGTATGTGAAAAAAGAAAGCGCTAAAGAGGAAGAAGGAACAGATCTGAGGAAGAAAGTTGATCCTCTGGATGAAGGAATGCCTGAAACAGCAGAAAAAGATGCTAAGAGGAAA atcaaTTCTAAAGAAGACGATAAAATAACTGTAATCCACATGcagaaagaagaaaataatgctgAATCCGGAGCTGGTAGAGAAGGAAACTAA